From one Salmo salar chromosome ssa09, Ssal_v3.1, whole genome shotgun sequence genomic stretch:
- the LOC106612096 gene encoding syntaxin-5 yields the protein MTCRDRTNEFQSACKSLQTRQNGVQPTKPALSALKQRSDFTLMAKRIGKDLSNTFAKLEKLTILAKRKSLFDDKAVEIEELTYIIKQDINSLNKQIAQLQDLIRSHGAPSGRHIQTHSNTIVVSLQSKLASMSNDFKSVLEVRTENLKQQKSRREQFSQPPVSSSSPLLANNFKSSLLMQDESRSTGGEVAIDMDNQSNPLQLQLIDEQDSYIQSRADTMQNIESTIVELGSIFQQLAHMVKEQEETVQRIDANVEDTQLNVDMAHTEILKYFQSVSSNRWLMVKIFLVLIVFFIVFVVFLA from the exons ATGACGTGCAGGGATCGCACCAATGAGTTTCAGTCCGCTTGCAAATCCCTACAGACCAGACAG AATGGTGTTCAGCCCACCAAGCCGGCCCTCAGTGCTCTCAAGCAACGCAGTGACTTCACCCTCATGGCCAA GAGAATAGGAAAAGACTTgagtaatacatttgctaaactaGAGAAACTCACTATAT TGGCTAAAAGAAAATCTCTATTTGATGACAAGGCAGTGGAGATTGAGGAGTTAACCTACATCATCAAGCAG GATATTAACAGCCTGAACAAGCAGATAGCCCAGCTGCAGGATCTGATTCGTTCACATGGAGCTCCCAGCGGCAGACACATCCAGACCCATTCCAACACCATCGTTGTCTCCCTGCAG tCCAAACTGGCATCTATGTCCAATGACTTCAAGTCGGTTCTAGAAGTAAGAACAGAG AACCTGAAGCAGCAGAAGAGCAGGAGAGAACAGTTCTCTcagcctcctgtctcctcctcttctcctctcctcgccAACAACTTCA AGAGTTCATTGTTGATGCAGGATGAGTCCAGGAGTACGGGGGGTGAGGTGGCCATCGACATGGACAACCAGTCTAACCCTCTACAGCTCCAGCTCATTGATGAGCAG GACTCGTACATCCAGAGCCGTGCAGACACCATGCAGAACATTGAGAGCACCATCGTAGAGCTGGGTTCCATCTTCCAGCAGCTGGCTCATATGgtgaaggagcaggaggagacagtacagag GATTGATGCTAACGTGGAGGACACTCAGCTCAACGTGGACATGGCTCACACAGAGATCCTAAAGTACTTCCAGTCTGTGTCCTCCAACCGCTGGCTTATGGTCAAGATTTTCCTCGTCCTCATCGTCTTCTTCATCGTCTTTGTGGTCTTCCTCGCCTGA